CTCGCCAACGACCGCTCGAAGACGACCTGGCGCGGCGCCCGGCCGGCCCCCGACACCGCCTCGCACAGCGCCACGATGTGCTCCGGGGTGCTGCCGCAGCAGCCGCCCACGACCGGCGCGCCGAGCTCCGAGACGAACTGGCCCAGCTCGCGGGCCATGTCGGCCGGGCCGAGCGGGTAGGTGGCGACGCCGTCGACGTTCTTCGGCAGCCCCGCGTTCGGGATGACCGAGACGGGAGCCGGGGCGTGCTGGCACAGGTAGCGCACCGGCTCGCGCAGGTGCTCGGGGCCGACCGAGCAGTTGACGCCGATCACGTCGGCCCGCATCCCGTGCAGGATTGCGAGCACCGCGCCGACGTCCGTGCCGAGCAGCATCCGCCCGGTCACGTCGAGCGCCACCTGCACCTGCAGCGGCACCGACCGGCCCAGCTCCCGGAACGCCGCCCGGGCGCCGTCGATGGCCGCGCGCGTCTCGAGGATGTCCTGCTGCGTCTCGATGATGATCAGGTCCGCCCCGCCCTCGACGAGCGCGGCCGCCTGCTCGCAGAACGCCTCCGACAGCCCGGAGAACGAGATCCCCGACAGCGCCGGATCGTCGCTCGACGGCAGCATCCCGCTCGGCCCGATCGAGCCGGCCACGAACCGCGGCCGCGACGGGGTCGAATAGGCGTCGGCGGCCTTGCGGGCGATCCGGGCCGCGCACAGGTTGATCTCGCGGGTGTGGTCGCCCACCCCCCACTCGGTCATCCGGATCCGCGACGCCTGGAAGCTGTTCGTCTCGACGACGTCCGCACCCGCCTCCAGGTAGGCCAGGTGGATACCCTCGATCGCGTCGGGCCGGGTGACCGAGAGGTGGTCGTTGTTGCCGAGCTGGCGGTCGCCGCCGAAGTCGGCGGAGGTCAGGTCGAGCGCCTGGATCTGCGTGCCCATGGCGCCGTCGAAGACGACGGCACGGCGCTCGATCAGCTCCAGATACGGGTGGCCGGCCACCCGTGGATGCTAGACCTAGACCGCGGCCGGCGGCCCGGTCCAGGGAGCCGGATCGGCCAGCGTCTCCTCCTGGAACCACGGGTAGACGTCCGTGACCAAGCACGCGTACGCCGTGAAGCGGCAGCCGTAGCGGACGGGCAGCTCCATCACTTCAAAGAGCCCTGCAGGGAGCCGCCCGATCACGACGATGATGAACCATGCGACGAACGCCAGCAGTTCCAGGAGCAGCCCCAGCACGTACACGATGAAATACGCCGGGATCAGCATGATCGAGCGAAAGAATGTGGTCAGCCGCGACAGCCGCTCCGGCTCGTCGATACCAACCTGCACCGGATACCCATCCCCGTATGACCCTCCGCCGAACTGCGGGAAGCGGTCGGTCACGAGGAAGGTATATGCGTTCACCTGCGTGTAGTAGCGGATGAACCCCGCCATGAACCCGAACATCCCGCTGGGGTAGCGGCCGGTGAAGAGGATCGCGAACC
Above is a window of Gaiellales bacterium DNA encoding:
- a CDS encoding DUF4389 domain-containing protein, with product MAYPVHFEVEHQERYSRLSTFFRLILVIPHQIVLFFYAIAAFVVVFIAWFAILFTGRYPSGMFGFMAGFIRYYTQVNAYTFLVTDRFPQFGGGSYGDGYPVQVGIDEPERLSRLTTFFRSIMLIPAYFIVYVLGLLLELLAFVAWFIIVVIGRLPAGLFEVMELPVRYGCRFTAYACLVTDVYPWFQEETLADPAPWTGPPAAV